TTCCGTAGTTTCAGGGCATGTGGCTGGTCTGGTCGGGGTTTCTTGAATGTTGAAAGCAGTCCTGAAGATCCTGCGTTTAGGGTCGGCATGTAAATGTTCCCTCGTCACAGACCAGTGAGTGCACACACAACTATCCAATATATCCGAGCATGTGCTTGAAGAGAAGTCATTGAAGTTATAAGTATTTATTCTAAATTTAAATCAGATGTTCTCTTGAAAGAAAAAGGCTGATTTGGGCATGAGGCTCACATATGGAGCAAAGCCTTTCTCCAAAACAAGCCACATAAGGAACCCAACATTCCCAGCATGCCCTGCTCTGCATTTACAAAACAGACCAAAGAAATATCTTTATCTCAAGCTTGCTTTAAACTTTACAGTGAAGCGTTATACATTGACTACAGGTGTAAACCAGACAGTAGAAATGGAAAAGCGAGTCCCCTGTGTTGCAGAAAGCAGTCATCATGTAACCGTATTGTCCCACACCGCTCTCAAGTGTCTATGGCTTCCACATGAGTGAGCACTCAGCGAGCCAAACCACACATCGCTCCTGGATCATGTCCGCAAAGGGGAGAGCCGCGGAAAAAGAATTATGGATGAAAGTCAGCATTCTTCTCACCATCAGCCCTCCATGTATGGTGAGGTGCACTTGCAGTTCGGGGGTGCTATGATTGGAAGCCATATGCTAACGCATCTAAaaaggcagagggagaaaacagCGGTTAAAACATTCACACAAGACAAAGTGAATGAATTTCTGTGTTTGCACCACCATCAGAAATCCAATGGGATTAACGTGGAGCTATTCATTTAGTCCAACAGACACATGCTACAGTTTAAAGTATCAGTTCACTCAAAATACTATACTACAAATCTTCTCACTTCTAGTGGTATGGAGACATGCAGAAAACTTTAATTTCCTGAGGATGTGATTTCAGCCTCCACCCCAATACTTGGGCACAAGTCATCTATAGTGCTCacaccatttttaaaaaattgtttgcTAAGAAGTTACCTTTTTCTAAAATGATTTAAGCATATTGACAAAACAAGTTACTGAACCAAATCAAACGTAAACAATGTGGACCTTGGTCgggactttcaggtgtgaaaactcCTACAGAAGACAAACACCATGTCTGtgcattaaaggttcagtgtgtgggatTTAGTGGCATCCAGCAGTGAGGGTGAAACACGACGGACCCTGTGGAAGAAAACCCACTCCTGATTTTAGATAAAGGGCACCAAGTTATTCTTAGTTTCATATTATTATCaactaataaaatattatattccATAAGTGCAGATAGATCCTCCTAAATCCTGACACTTTGTGAAATATACTTATTAGCTTTCTAACAAAGTATTACATTAGAAGATACCGTTTTTATGTCTGTGCGCTAAATAAGAATCTAACAATCCCATTTTTGTCTGTACGGGTAATACTATCGTCCAACTTGGGGTTCGGGAAATACAGATCGAcattttttaccattttgtgacattttatggaCCAAACAACTAATTgataaatcaagaaaataataaacagataaatagatcattttaaataattgttaatTGCAGCCCTATTCTTGACAGGAAAAGCAAATAAGTTACCAACAGCTCACCAGTAAAATACCTCATATGTTTAATCTGAACTAAAACAGACAAGTAAAAACAACCATAGTGTTGTTTTAGTGGGAGTTATGCGCTATATCGTTTTCACAGTTTATCCATCCTACTTAGAAGTGTCTGCACTGTGGCAACAACACACTTAGGAGTTACTTTTCATCAGCTTTCAGTTACACCCCTCAGCTCGTCAAAGGTATTTTAGCATCGTTTTTTTTGTGGATGAGTTGGCTGCACACCCAAGCCCCACTCACCTGAATGAAACTGTGCTGTGCAGCACAGTCCCTCCCCACGGGCCATCCGGTAAATGGGTGACACGCACACTCTAGCCGACGGGGGTATGTGCGTGAGGCGCGTCGACAAAGAGTCGGCCGGCAAATAGAGGGAGGAGGGCTGGCCGGGGACAGGGCCAGAGCCGCGCTGTCCCTCCCAGGTGAGCCAGTAGCCCCTCACACCAGCCACACTCCCCTTCCAGTCCACCTGCACTGAGTCACTGCCCACGGTGGTCAGCTGGAGGTCTGCCAGGGCCGGAGTCACTGGAAATGGAGACACACGCAGATAAGATAATCAGAGTGGAgttaaaacagaaagagaactgagaggaatgaaaaaagaGTAAAGGAAGAAGCTAGAAGTAAACAGGATTGCTATAATAGGAGCTGTACAGTAGAAAAACAGTCAGAACTGCCTGTACAGTCGTCAAACCTGAACATAGCTGCTTATAATTATCTGAAATTTAATATGCAGACAGGACTCTGCTGTGTAGGATTAGTAAATGGATCCGGGGTAACCATGTTCCACCGCATTCTCACCTTCCTGAGTGCACACTTTGACGGACATAGCTTTCTCTTTGCCCGAGGCATGCCGGGCGCTGATGGTGACCAAGTACGTGGTATCTGGTTGGAGGTCTCTGAGTAGAGTAGAGTTTTGATTGCTGCCCACTGTGACAGCGTTGAGCCTTCCCCTGGGCAGGGCCGAGTACTCGATGTAGTAACTCGTCACCTTCTCTGGCTGGAGAGGCCCCCAACTCACCCGAACGCTGGTTGGCCCAGACTCAGAGATGGTCACGGTGGACGGGCTCAGCACCTCTGGAGCGtgggaagagggaaaaaaatgttggtGGGGAGAAGAACACTTCATCTCATGGTTCAGCATTATGATTTATTTCCTAATACCTATAATAAGTATAGAGAAGTATAGATGGAAATAGTCCTCAATTGGAACAATTATTATCTCCACTTAATTATTAGCATTAAAAGTCAGTGAACAGTAGTTATTTGTTTACAGACATGTATACAAGTCAAAATATGTCAAAAGTAACATTTGTAATAATGGTAATTGGTTTAACTTGAGTTTTTcctattttaatattaaattatttgacTTGTAAGATAAAATGTTAAGTCTAAACATAAAATTGCAAAACGATAGTTTGTCAATATAAGTTTCTAAATGCTCAAGTTGGCATCTTTTAACTCTTAAATTTGGGGATCTGGTACTAATGTATCTTTGTAAGACTAGATTAAAAGATTTAGTAAATAAATAACGTGTAATGATCAAATTAAAAGAACACACAATGTGCAAAGAGGATGTGAGCCAACCTGGGTTTGTTTTGAAGGTGACAGAGAGAGTGTTAAATGCTTGATCGTTGGACTCCGGGGTCAGTGTGGCAGTGTAGGTGGTGTCAGGCTTCAGGCCCGTCAGTCTGGCAGTGCTGGAGTCGGCAGTCTGTGTCAGTCTCTCGTAATGACTCCCACCGGTGCTCGGACTGGTCCCAGTTCCTCCTCCGCCACTTGTCGAGCCTCCCGTCAGAACCGGACCGAAGCGTATCTCGTAGTAGCCCGTCAAACCGGAGAGAACGGGTCGCCACTGCAGCGTGGCAGAGCTGGTGGAGACATCGCGGACCTGGATTCGCTCGGCCCGGATTATCTCTATCAAAGGCAGGATGAAGAAAAATGAAGTTACTGTCAATTTTTGCGAAGAGCTGAGGAAAAGGATGGTGACAGGGAGGATGACAAGACAGCGTGCTAAAAATGCTAAAGACAGCCACCCAAGTAGACAGCCAGACTTGGGTTTTCAAATGGAGACATACAATAAGACAACTTGAAATAGCCAAGCCAGTGAGGCCCTGCAACAAAATAAGAAATGCCACAGAGGCATTGATATCTGTGATCGGATCCTTAGGCACTCAGTAAGGACTGGTGCATTTTGTCCTGGCTGTACACAAGCTTTTTTTATACTGTGCATCATATCTTACAGCTGCAGTATATACTGTCTAATTGCTGAGGTGTCCCTCATGAGGGTTTATGCAGTTACCTAATCTGGCCAGAGAGATGGGTGACCTCCCTGCTCTATTTATATGACTACGTATATATGTATCTTGTCTGGAACTCGGTGGCGTTGGAGGATACAACGAGGGAAACCGAATCATTAATCCATTTATAGATCAGCCTCTCTCattacagtgacacacacatgcacgcacacacacacacacacacacacacacatgcaaagacacTCCCGGCCCCCTATTCAGTCTCACTGTCTTCAGGAGCATGTGTGGAATCAGGGAGAAGCCCAGAGTCATGTAATACATCTGTGTATGAGTGGAAGGCAACTGGAGTGATTGTAGCTGTTTGAAAGGAAGTGATGTTGGTCAATGCTACTGAAACAACTGGGCAACACATTTCTAGCTTTGCTGCagctttttatatatttgtcgATTATATTTTTCCGCCACTATCCAAACAGATTCTAGGTTTATGAAATGTTGATTGTTCTGTTCACAATAAATGAAATCTATGTCTTCAATGTCTATCTGAGTGGCAGTGTTTTGCATTTGGCTGCTATTGGGGCACACTTCATTACTACCTCTCCAAATAAATGGTGTTTATGATACtagttattttaatgaattatttaatttatttttccttttatttctaaccctaacccattttttttcattatatccTTTCCTACTGTTTCGGGTTGTAGAGGGGAACGGGGCGGGGTCGTTGTTTTTAATGACCTGtaattactaattaaaaaagAATTGCATCAATCTAAAAATGTTCTGGCGCACAGTTCACTGTGGTGCAATCATTTATTTGGAGAGATCCTATGAATGTCAGATAATAAATCTCTGTTTGAACAAGTCCTTTCTCAATACTTAGAgtcatgtgatgtgatgttgatACAGCTTAAATCAATTGAtaaatttgaaaacaattcATGTTTTGGTTTGAGTAATTCTATTTGCACAATAAGTTCCAAtacattgtaaaaaatattacatttgctAATTAATACttgcaaatactttaatttaataTTCTAATTCTGTCTTAACGTGAGGAATTACTAAtcattttaccatttaaaaaaaacattatcgaAGAAGAATAGTTAAAAAGTATTGCTATTGGTATTCACTTAAATTATTGGAACACAGCTTCTATGAGAAGTTTGTCAGTGATACACCAAAATTTAAGAATTCACCATTTATTATTTGATGACTATTTATCACTGGATAATTATTTTTGGTGGCACAATCCAGGCACCGTTTCTGAGGATGATGACACCACCATCCCTGATTGGCAAATATGTTCATTATATGTTGTTATtgatcatattttcatattctgaaaaataaataatagttttaCGATTGGAGAAAATGCAACTCAATGCAATTTCACTggaaaaattataattatttttggtGGCACAATCCAGGCTCCATTCCTGAAAATgtcaatgatgatgatgaacacaCTTACCAATGATGGCGTCCCGCAGGTCCTCCGTGATGATGCTCATATCGTCAATGTCCACAAAGTAGAGGTGGTCCTCCACAGGCGGGCTCACCACCTTCCTCAACACCTGATAGTTGCCGTGTCCAGTGGAGACCACCAGCACAGCCAcgccctcctcctgcagcttagTCATTGGTCCAACCACATCCCCTGGTTTCACCCCATCCGTCAACCACACCAGCACCCTCGGGAGCCCCGCCCGGGCCCCGTCCGCCGCTCCGGGCCTCAGCACCCACTCCTTTGCCATCTTCAGTGCCTCCACGGTGTTGGTGTCCCCCCTGAGAGGTTTGATGTTCCTCAAAGCCCCCTGGAGGCCGCTTTGGGTGCTGAAGGTGTCGAAGCCAAACTCGAGGCGTGGTTTGGTGCCCACCTGTAGAAGTCCCACCCTCACCTGGTCCTCTCCCAGTGCGAAGGGAAGGAGGAGCTCTGAGAGGAAGCTGAGCATGCTGGAGTGCTCGTAGGATGACACGCTCCCCGAGGAATCCACCAAGAAGAGGACGTCACCCTCGCAGCAGTTCAGCACTGTGGAGGAAAGACAaattttctagtcttgatgatcactcaaagcTATTTACAGAACAGTTGTGCAATTCGGCTATTCACACATACATAAtagtgcatctgtgtgcagcactttcactcacacaccGTCAgtggcaatttggggttcagtatcttgcccaaggacacttcggcacggggaatgggggagactgggcaattcaccaaccttctggttagtgcacgacccgctctacctcctgagccacagccgcccccaaTCCAGATCAGTACAGTCATTGACAAGCAAATCATAAGTTACAGGGAGCCTTCGGAAGCTCATGTGAGAACCATCAGTCCTTTTCCACTCCCACTACTTTTTCCACAGGTTTCATCTCGTGCTCCACTTCCATGCACACATGTTTGGAaactccctctctttctccatatCTGCCGTCTTAGAGCAAccgcacactctcacacagtcacacaacttGCACAGGGGGACACATGAAACACGAAAGCTGCAGAAATAAGTCATTAGAGTGAAGATAAggagaaatcaaaacaaacagaggaaccACAACTTCAGAGAAAGGCGAAAATAGGCCGTCACACtaacgcacagacacacacacacacacacacacacacacacacacacacacacacacacacacacacacacacacacacacacacacacacacacacacacacacacacacacacacacacacacacacacacacacacacacactgagccaaCACTTTCAATATTTCCTAACAGAAGCAAAATTAAGAGTGAATGGTGAGGGgagcggagggagagaaaaacagtaGCTGCTTGGTAATAAAGGTAGAGGgggagtggagagaggaggtcGGATGACGGAAAATAAGAAGACGTTAAAAGGACAGGAGTGGGGCTGGGGTAGGTGGGAGCCTGtgcgagtgtttgtgtgtgggggggtgttaCTGGCAGTTCCaagtgagagacaaagaggaatgTTGGATGGCCAtatacagagaaagaaagaaaaaacgcagcagcagcagcagcagcagcagcaaggtcAGAGccagaaagtaaaaagtcatATTTGCAGTGCAGATCTTCACATTCACTGTGTAGTcatccaagaaaagaaaaacatccactgTTAATAACACCtcaagaagaaggaaaaaagatgAAGATTGCCTCCGGGCAGTAACAGGCACAGACTCGGCACAACACCTTTTTTTAATACcgcttttattttatatctgaATGTTTAACACATGAGTTGAGGTGTTGATAAGACTCAGAGTGTTGAAAGCTGAGAAGGCAGCGAGgcatgtacacgcacacacacacacacacacacacacaatgagacaCTCTCATTGTGTGGACTTAAGAGCGAGGGCTGCTGATTTCACCTCCACCTTTCAGGTATGACtttatctataaaaaaaaaccacatgttGACGTCTGGAGATAGCCATGTCACTCATTCATCTAGAGAGGAGATGTTTAAAAGCCCTATTTGAGTCACTTGAGTGACGTGATGGTGGAAAAATCGAAGTGTAAAAACCTCACGTGGCCCCTGTGTGAAACATTACGGCAGCAGAGCAGGTCCTGCAACCTGTTGCACACATGGGCACAGTGAGTGTATGGGTCTGacgctcacacatgcacaatcaAGCCTGAACAATAAAGGCTTTGTGTGCAGGAAGAGCAAAGAAGCAGAAGATTTTTTATCAACAGTTATTGCCACATGCATTTGGCAAAAACATCTGTGGGTGTTGGAGGATCTTTATTAATAACCGAggatgacagcagcagcagcaaatgcacttaaaataaaaagccaaaTAACTGTAATCTAAGTTGGTTGTGTCTAATCAGGTCCCTATTAATGGAAATAgcgaagccaaagcatctcacaCACTATTCTAATGCTGTCGTGGAGATGTGCTCACACTGAGCAGCAGACCCGCCGGTGTCATCAGCACCAAGTTTAGCCTCTCAGACACTTTCATGCTCATGAACAgctgattatatttattttgttgtttttgtgatagATAAAAA
The sequence above is drawn from the Hippoglossus hippoglossus isolate fHipHip1 chromosome 7, fHipHip1.pri, whole genome shotgun sequence genome and encodes:
- the vwa1 gene encoding von Willebrand factor A domain-containing protein 1 translates to METRALLTWICVCLLVRPLTSQTPDGVLNCCEGDVLFLVDSSGSVSSYEHSSMLSFLSELLLPFALGEDQVRVGLLQVGTKPRLEFGFDTFSTQSGLQGALRNIKPLRGDTNTVEALKMAKEWVLRPGAADGARAGLPRVLVWLTDGVKPGDVVGPMTKLQEEGVAVLVVSTGHGNYQVLRKVVSPPVEDHLYFVDIDDMSIITEDLRDAIIEIIRAERIQVRDVSTSSATLQWRPVLSGLTGYYEIRFGPVLTGGSTSGGGGTGTSPSTGGSHYERLTQTADSSTARLTGLKPDTTYTATLTPESNDQAFNTLSVTFKTNPEVLSPSTVTISESGPTSVRVSWGPLQPEKVTSYYIEYSALPRGRLNAVTVGSNQNSTLLRDLQPDTTYLVTISARHASGKEKAMSVKVCTQEVTPALADLQLTTVGSDSVQVDWKGSVAGVRGYWLTWEGQRGSGPVPGQPSSLYLPADSLSTRLTHIPPSARVCVSPIYRMARGEGLCCTAQFHSDALAYGFQS